A genomic window from Streptomyces sp. NBC_01298 includes:
- a CDS encoding aromatase/cyclase has protein sequence MIAEHADKTTFKVRVAAPAGVVYGLLADAVKWPLYFSPIIHVEPLELDGERERLRMWSLIDGRLESWFSWRRLDPVERRVEFRQDVSSAPLDSMGGVLSVSPRGSHESTLDLLYAFGMTSDLPDDVAWVERATAGASRTQLADLKHFAERWTRLDELVMSFEDSMRITGPAELVYDFLYQAADWPGRVPHVTGVDLSEYAPGVQRMSMETATEHGPETTDSVRICFPHAGRIIYKQTTPPLLLEAHTGEWSVIPDETGVTVIAQHSVVLREEAISAVLGEHTSLAHARRHVRASLGGRSLALLAQAKKHAESAVRML, from the coding sequence GTGATTGCTGAGCACGCGGACAAGACCACGTTCAAGGTCCGTGTGGCCGCACCCGCCGGCGTGGTCTACGGACTGCTCGCCGACGCGGTGAAGTGGCCGCTCTACTTCTCCCCGATCATCCACGTGGAACCGCTGGAGCTCGACGGCGAGCGGGAGCGGCTACGGATGTGGTCCCTCATCGACGGCCGGCTGGAGTCGTGGTTCTCCTGGCGGCGCTTGGACCCGGTGGAGCGCCGCGTCGAGTTCCGGCAGGACGTGTCCTCGGCCCCGCTGGACTCGATGGGCGGTGTCCTGAGCGTCAGCCCCAGGGGTTCGCACGAGTCGACGCTGGACCTGCTGTACGCCTTCGGCATGACCAGCGACCTGCCCGATGACGTGGCATGGGTGGAGCGAGCCACCGCAGGGGCCAGCCGCACCCAGCTCGCCGATCTGAAGCACTTCGCCGAACGGTGGACTCGCCTGGACGAGCTGGTGATGTCCTTCGAGGACTCGATGCGCATCACCGGTCCGGCCGAGCTCGTCTACGACTTCCTGTACCAGGCCGCGGACTGGCCCGGGCGGGTGCCGCACGTCACCGGGGTAGACCTCAGCGAGTACGCACCCGGCGTCCAGCGCATGAGCATGGAGACGGCGACCGAGCACGGCCCGGAGACCACCGATTCGGTGCGGATCTGCTTCCCGCACGCGGGCCGCATCATCTACAAGCAGACGACGCCCCCGCTCCTGCTCGAGGCCCACACCGGTGAATGGTCCGTCATCCCGGACGAGACGGGGGTGACCGTGATCGCCCAGCACAGCGTCGTACTGCGCGAAGAGGCCATCTCCGCGGTGCTGGGCGAGCACACGAGCCTCGCACACGCCCGCAGACACGTGCGCGCGTCGCTCGGCGGCAGGAGCCTGGCCCTGCTGGCGCAGGCGAAGAAGCACGCGGAAAGTGCCGTCCGCATGCTGTGA
- a CDS encoding thioesterase II family protein, whose amino-acid sequence MSEEQPVRLHCFAHSAEGVSVFSGWRPSTGRGVEPVPAVLPGSAGRRAEPRVTTREALLADQLPRFADPDSGPYAFYGQGLGAMVAFTLARALQEAGLPGPALLAVGACQPPHISSGLPDVRGKTDIELLGILDGNGAVPASSDEGILLRAMLPVLRVDLELARSLEEAAREPSPAGPLTTPLLVVASQDNPLAPPEIADGWRRWTEGPARLRVVPGHHFFAGGHGLPRLLGRACRVAHRLARQPVPVA is encoded by the coding sequence ATGTCGGAAGAACAGCCAGTGCGGCTCCACTGTTTCGCGCACTCCGCGGAGGGCGTCTCGGTATTCAGCGGCTGGAGGCCGAGTACCGGCCGTGGCGTGGAGCCGGTACCGGCCGTCCTCCCCGGCAGCGCGGGGCGTCGTGCCGAACCGCGCGTGACCACACGTGAGGCACTGCTCGCCGACCAGCTGCCCCGGTTCGCCGATCCGGACTCGGGCCCGTACGCCTTCTACGGGCAAGGTCTCGGTGCGATGGTCGCCTTCACCCTCGCGCGCGCCTTGCAGGAGGCGGGCCTGCCCGGCCCCGCCCTGCTCGCCGTCGGTGCCTGTCAGCCTCCGCACATCTCCTCGGGACTGCCCGACGTGCGCGGGAAGACGGACATCGAGCTGTTGGGCATCCTGGACGGAAACGGCGCCGTGCCGGCCTCCAGCGACGAGGGAATCTTGCTCCGGGCCATGCTCCCGGTGCTCCGCGTGGACCTGGAACTCGCGCGGTCCCTGGAAGAGGCGGCCCGTGAACCCTCCCCCGCGGGACCGCTGACCACTCCGCTGCTCGTCGTGGCTTCGCAGGACAACCCCCTGGCACCGCCTGAGATCGCCGATGGCTGGCGCCGCTGGACCGAGGGTCCCGCCCGGCTACGCGTGGTCCCCGGCCACCACTTCTTCGCAGGCGGACACGGACTGCCCCGGCTGCTGGGCCGGGCCTGCCGGGTGGCCCACCGCCTCGCCCGGCAGCCCGTGCCCGTCGCCTGA
- a CDS encoding AfsR/SARP family transcriptional regulator produces the protein MEIQLLGPLCAAVNGGSILPTAGKPRKLFALLALYPGRIVPVSTLMEEIWGTEPPPSAMTTLQTYVMQLRRCLGTAMGPDAPGAAKNVLATRHGGYMLQVPPESVDVHPYERLVVEGREAFERGEDERAARLFRQALALWQGPALVDIRLGPILEIEVMRLEESRLVTIERRIDADLRLSRHTELVVELADLIARHPQHEGLHAQAMLAMYRSGRQASALDVYRKLRERLVEELGVDPSPQLQRLHQAMLAVDPELQVAAGPRRGSTFDRYAA, from the coding sequence ATGGAAATTCAGCTTCTGGGTCCGCTGTGTGCCGCCGTGAACGGGGGGTCGATCTTGCCGACCGCGGGAAAGCCGAGAAAACTATTCGCGTTGCTCGCCCTCTACCCGGGCCGCATCGTGCCCGTTTCGACGCTGATGGAAGAGATCTGGGGAACGGAGCCGCCACCGAGCGCGATGACGACGCTGCAGACGTACGTCATGCAGCTCCGGCGCTGCCTGGGTACCGCGATGGGACCCGATGCGCCAGGTGCCGCGAAGAACGTTCTGGCAACCCGGCACGGCGGCTACATGCTGCAGGTTCCCCCGGAGTCCGTGGACGTCCATCCCTATGAGCGGCTGGTCGTCGAAGGCCGGGAGGCCTTCGAACGGGGCGAGGACGAACGCGCGGCCCGATTATTCCGCCAGGCCCTGGCCCTGTGGCAAGGCCCCGCCCTGGTGGACATACGACTCGGTCCGATCCTGGAGATAGAGGTCATGCGTCTCGAGGAGTCCCGGTTGGTGACGATCGAGCGGAGGATCGACGCGGATCTGCGCCTCAGCCGGCACACCGAACTCGTCGTCGAACTCGCGGACTTGATCGCACGCCATCCCCAGCACGAGGGCCTGCACGCGCAGGCCATGCTGGCCATGTACAGGTCAGGGCGGCAGGCCTCCGCCCTGGATGTCTACCGGAAGCTGCGGGAGCGGCTCGTCGAAGAGCTCGGTGTGGACCCCTCGCCGCAGTTGCAGCGCCTGCACCAGGCCATGCTCGCGGTCGACCCGGAGCTCCAAGTGGCCGCCGGACCGCGGCGCGGGTCCACGTTCGACCGCTACGCGGCCTGA
- a CDS encoding (Fe-S)-binding protein has translation MQLAAIVVSLALEIVGFALFFRAIAQFVKYFKLGQPLPAGTRTNNPYQRSVTLVKEFLGHTRMNRWGVMGVAHWTVAIGFYALLITLVNATGQLFKPDWVLPIIGHWLPYELVVEVIGTLTVAGIIVLIVIRQLSLPSRAGRKSRFAGSKSGQAYFIETVVLTVSLCIMSLRGIEGAFAGVEHWEPAYFFSYPLVLAFSKLDVSTLENVTYLVATIKITTSFVWMIVVSLNTNMGVAWHRFLGFPNIWFKRNADGAVALGALQPMTSGGKVIDFEDPGEDDVFGVSQVEQFSWKGILDFSTCTECGRCQSQCPAWNTGKPLSPKLLIMSLRDHAHAKAPYLLAGGGKDMEGNERATPEQLKDVPASALAEAERPLIGTAEENGVIDPDVLWSCTSCGACVEQCPVDIEHIDHIVDMRRYQVMIESAFPSEAGTMLKNLEKKGNPWGLAKKQRVEWTKEVDFEVPIIGKDAEDLSEFDYLYWVGCAGALEDRAKKTTKAFAELLNIAGVKFAIMGGDEKCTGDSPRRLGNEPLFQQLAQENVAMLNMAFGEDDEDPATKKPKAAKRIVSTCPHCFNTIANEYPQLGGEYEVIHHTQLLQHLIDEGRLTPVTPVDGLITYHDPCYLGRHNKVYTPPREIMSAVPGLRQQEMHRHKERGFCCGAGGARMWMEERIGKRINNERVDEALSLNPDIVSTACPFCLVMLTDSVNGKKNEGQAKEHVTVVDVAQLLLESVKTPDPVEPEPEPEPETEDAPEPVK, from the coding sequence ATGCAGCTCGCGGCGATCGTTGTCTCGCTGGCACTCGAAATAGTCGGCTTCGCGCTGTTCTTCCGTGCTATCGCCCAGTTCGTCAAGTATTTCAAGCTCGGTCAGCCCCTACCTGCGGGCACCCGGACCAACAACCCTTACCAGCGCAGCGTGACGCTGGTGAAGGAGTTCCTCGGTCACACCCGCATGAACCGGTGGGGCGTCATGGGTGTGGCGCACTGGACCGTTGCGATCGGCTTCTACGCGCTACTCATCACGCTGGTCAATGCCACCGGCCAGCTGTTCAAACCTGACTGGGTGCTGCCCATCATCGGGCACTGGCTGCCGTACGAGCTCGTCGTAGAGGTGATCGGCACCCTCACCGTGGCCGGCATCATCGTCCTCATCGTCATCCGGCAGCTGTCGCTCCCCTCGCGGGCCGGCCGCAAGTCGCGCTTCGCCGGGTCCAAGAGCGGTCAGGCCTACTTCATCGAGACGGTCGTCCTGACCGTCAGCCTGTGCATCATGTCGCTGCGCGGCATCGAGGGGGCCTTCGCGGGCGTCGAGCACTGGGAGCCGGCGTACTTCTTCTCGTACCCGCTGGTCCTCGCCTTCTCCAAGCTCGACGTCTCGACGTTGGAGAACGTGACCTACCTCGTCGCGACGATCAAGATCACCACGTCCTTCGTCTGGATGATCGTGGTTTCGCTGAATACCAACATGGGTGTGGCCTGGCACCGGTTCCTCGGTTTCCCGAACATCTGGTTCAAGCGGAACGCGGATGGCGCGGTCGCGTTGGGTGCGCTTCAGCCGATGACCAGTGGCGGTAAGGTCATCGACTTCGAGGATCCGGGTGAGGACGATGTCTTCGGGGTCTCGCAGGTCGAGCAGTTCTCGTGGAAGGGCATCCTCGACTTCTCCACGTGTACGGAGTGCGGCCGCTGTCAGTCGCAGTGTCCGGCCTGGAACACGGGCAAGCCCCTGTCCCCGAAGCTGTTGATCATGTCGCTGCGCGATCACGCGCACGCCAAGGCCCCGTATCTGCTGGCGGGTGGCGGCAAGGACATGGAGGGCAATGAGAGGGCGACGCCCGAGCAGCTGAAGGACGTCCCGGCTTCCGCGCTGGCGGAGGCGGAGCGCCCGCTGATCGGCACAGCCGAGGAGAACGGGGTCATCGACCCCGACGTCCTGTGGTCCTGCACGAGCTGCGGCGCGTGTGTCGAGCAGTGTCCGGTGGACATCGAGCACATCGACCACATCGTCGACATGCGCCGCTACCAGGTGATGATCGAGAGTGCCTTCCCGAGCGAGGCCGGGACGATGCTCAAGAACCTGGAGAAGAAGGGCAACCCCTGGGGCCTGGCGAAGAAGCAGCGCGTGGAGTGGACCAAGGAGGTGGACTTCGAGGTCCCGATCATCGGCAAGGACGCGGAGGACCTCTCGGAGTTCGACTACCTCTACTGGGTGGGCTGCGCGGGCGCGCTGGAGGACCGGGCGAAGAAGACCACGAAGGCCTTCGCGGAGCTGCTGAACATCGCGGGCGTCAAGTTCGCGATCATGGGCGGTGACGAGAAGTGCACGGGTGACTCCCCGCGCCGTCTGGGCAACGAGCCGCTCTTCCAGCAGCTCGCGCAGGAGAACGTCGCGATGCTGAACATGGCGTTCGGTGAGGACGACGAGGACCCGGCGACCAAGAAGCCGAAGGCGGCGAAGCGGATCGTCTCCACCTGCCCGCACTGCTTCAACACGATCGCCAACGAGTACCCGCAGCTGGGCGGCGAGTACGAGGTCATCCACCACACGCAGCTGCTCCAGCACCTGATCGACGAGGGCCGCCTCACGCCGGTGACCCCGGTCGACGGGCTGATCACGTACCACGACCCGTGCTACCTGGGCCGGCACAACAAGGTCTACACACCGCCGCGCGAGATCATGTCGGCGGTGCCGGGCCTGCGCCAGCAGGAGATGCACCGCCACAAGGAACGGGGCTTCTGCTGTGGCGCCGGTGGCGCGCGGATGTGGATGGAAGAGCGGATCGGCAAGCGCATCAACAACGAGCGCGTCGACGAGGCCCTGTCCCTGAACCCGGACATCGTCTCCACCGCCTGCCCGTTCTGCCTCGTCATGCTCACCGACTCGGTCAACGGCAAGAAGAACGAAGGCCAGGCGAAAGAACACGTCACGGTCGTCGACGTGGCGCAACTGCTCCTGGAATCGGTGAAGACGCCGGATCCGGTGGAGCCGGAGCCCGAGCCGGAGCCGGAGACCGAGGACGCTCCGGAACCGGTGAAGTAG
- a CDS encoding AfsR/SARP family transcriptional regulator, with protein sequence MKIRVLGPLNAEVNGVSIVPTAGKPRQLLALLALYPGRVVPVPTLMEELWGTELPQSALTTLQTYILQLRRRLGTAMGPDTQGSAKDVLVTRYGGYLLQVPSEAVDVHSYESLAAEGQQAFEEGEDALASKCLREALELWEGPALVDVRVGPILDIEVLRLEESRLVARERRIDADLRLGRHVELLAELTDIIARHPQHEGLHSQAMLALYRSGRQASALDVYRRLRQRLIEELGVEPSPQLQRLHQAMLAVDPRLDVVAGPRRTSTFDLYAA encoded by the coding sequence ATGAAAATAAGAGTCCTGGGTCCATTGAATGCCGAAGTCAATGGGGTGTCCATCGTCCCGACTGCCGGCAAGCCCCGCCAACTCCTGGCGCTGCTCGCTCTGTACCCCGGCCGGGTTGTCCCCGTGCCCACGCTCATGGAGGAGCTCTGGGGGACCGAACTGCCGCAAAGCGCGCTGACAACCCTTCAGACGTACATCCTTCAGCTGCGCCGCCGCCTGGGCACTGCCATGGGCCCGGACACCCAGGGCTCGGCCAAGGATGTACTCGTCACCCGGTACGGCGGCTACCTGCTCCAGGTGCCCAGCGAAGCGGTCGACGTCCACTCGTACGAAAGCCTCGCGGCCGAAGGCCAGCAGGCCTTCGAGGAGGGTGAGGACGCGCTTGCCTCCAAGTGCTTGCGGGAGGCGCTTGAACTGTGGGAGGGGCCCGCGCTCGTCGACGTACGGGTGGGCCCGATCCTCGACATCGAGGTGCTGCGACTGGAGGAGAGCCGCCTCGTCGCCCGCGAGCGGCGGATCGACGCGGACCTGCGCCTGGGCCGGCACGTCGAACTCCTTGCCGAACTCACCGACATCATCGCCCGCCACCCCCAGCACGAGGGGCTCCACTCCCAGGCGATGCTGGCGCTCTATCGCTCAGGACGGCAGGCCTCCGCGCTCGACGTCTACCGAAGGCTGCGGCAGCGGCTCATCGAGGAGCTCGGTGTGGAACCTTCTCCCCAGCTTCAGCGGCTGCATCAGGCGATGCTCGCGGTGGACCCGCGGCTGGATGTCGTCGCCGGACCGCGGCGCACCTCGACCTTCGATCTGTACGCGGCCTGA
- a CDS encoding AfsR/SARP family transcriptional regulator, whose translation MEFRILGPVQIHDPRTGVHIVPTGPKQRALLGALVAKAGQVVSADRLVAELWGERPPANAANALQAHVTRLRRLFPIPAPNSREAGHEWLVTGPLGYVVRLGRSDTDAQRFHALATKGKALAAADPGRSADVLREALALWRGPALEGSGRGGICSVEASLLEEARLVALETLYDACLRAGRFGEIAGELNELTIHHPLRERFYSLLMTVLYRSGRRAEALGVYDRARRRFAHDLGLEPGPVLRGHMEAVLRHIDPDPSADTAPEVHPPPGPAPVAARPVRVPAQPTGHTGGLPSDAPVGPAAPCCSDAGAHLLREEIAWLRLHVDRLSQEQEELATRLDRLTTGRGPAV comes from the coding sequence ATGGAGTTTCGCATTCTGGGCCCCGTCCAGATCCACGATCCGCGCACCGGTGTGCACATCGTGCCGACGGGTCCCAAGCAGCGCGCGCTGCTCGGTGCACTGGTCGCGAAGGCCGGACAGGTGGTCTCGGCGGACCGACTCGTCGCCGAGCTGTGGGGCGAGCGCCCGCCCGCCAATGCCGCCAACGCCCTCCAGGCCCATGTGACGAGGCTGCGCAGGCTGTTCCCGATCCCCGCGCCCAACTCGCGCGAAGCAGGCCACGAGTGGCTGGTGACCGGCCCACTGGGCTACGTAGTGCGCCTGGGCCGCTCGGACACCGACGCCCAGCGCTTCCACGCGCTGGCCACCAAGGGCAAGGCACTGGCGGCCGCCGACCCGGGACGCTCGGCCGATGTCCTGCGCGAGGCACTGGCACTGTGGCGCGGGCCCGCCCTGGAGGGCAGCGGACGCGGGGGCATCTGCTCGGTCGAGGCCTCGCTTCTGGAGGAAGCCAGGCTCGTCGCCCTGGAGACGCTGTATGACGCCTGTCTGCGCGCGGGCCGGTTCGGCGAGATCGCGGGAGAACTGAACGAACTGACCATCCACCACCCGCTGCGGGAGCGGTTCTACTCCTTACTGATGACCGTGCTGTACCGGTCCGGCCGCCGGGCGGAGGCACTCGGCGTGTACGACCGGGCGCGCCGCAGGTTCGCGCACGACCTCGGCCTGGAGCCGGGCCCCGTGCTGCGCGGCCACATGGAAGCCGTCTTGCGCCACATCGACCCCGATCCCTCGGCGGACACCGCCCCCGAGGTGCACCCGCCGCCCGGACCGGCCCCCGTTGCCGCTCGCCCCGTGCGGGTGCCGGCCCAGCCCACCGGCCATACCGGCGGCCTCCCGTCCGACGCCCCCGTCGGCCCCGCGGCCCCCTGCTGTTCCGATGCCGGAGCGCACCTGCTGCGCGAGGAGATCGCCTGGCTGCGCCTCCACGTGGACCGGCTCTCGCAGGAACAGGAGGAGCTGGCCACGCGCCTCGACCGGCTGACCACGGGACGCGGCCCGGCCGTCTGA
- a CDS encoding AfsR/SARP family transcriptional regulator: MDIEVLGALSVRENGVSITPTAPKTRHVLALLALHADQVVPVSVLIEELWGVTPPRSARTTLQTYVLQLRLLISKALARNEDERCTSKDILATLPGGYRLDTRGGTVDYREFARRAGTGFRAMDAEDYAGASRRLGDALSLWTGPALTDVQGGSCIDTEVRRLDEARLCALDQRIEADLRLGRHRELLSELTVLVNQYRMHESLHGQFMLALHRSGRRGEALKVYQRLRATLVSELGLEPSAALSRLQRSILMLHPETAVPATASAGADTAARTASAGGVRIVARAS; the protein is encoded by the coding sequence GTGGACATCGAAGTGCTGGGTGCGCTATCGGTACGCGAGAACGGGGTGTCGATCACCCCGACCGCGCCGAAGACGAGACACGTACTCGCTCTGCTCGCGCTCCACGCCGACCAAGTGGTCCCCGTGAGCGTGCTGATCGAGGAGTTGTGGGGGGTGACCCCACCGCGCAGTGCCCGCACCACGCTGCAGACCTATGTCCTGCAGCTGCGATTGCTGATCTCGAAGGCGCTCGCGCGCAACGAGGACGAGCGCTGCACGTCGAAGGACATCCTGGCTACCCTCCCCGGCGGCTACCGCCTTGACACGCGGGGCGGCACCGTCGACTACCGGGAGTTCGCGCGCCGGGCCGGCACCGGCTTCCGGGCGATGGACGCCGAGGACTACGCGGGTGCGTCGCGCCGCCTTGGCGACGCGCTCTCCTTGTGGACAGGTCCTGCTCTGACCGACGTACAGGGCGGCAGCTGCATCGATACGGAGGTCAGGCGGCTGGACGAGGCCCGGCTGTGCGCGCTCGATCAGCGCATCGAGGCAGACCTGCGCCTGGGGCGTCACCGCGAGCTCCTGTCCGAGTTGACGGTGCTGGTCAACCAGTACCGGATGCACGAGAGCCTGCACGGCCAGTTCATGCTGGCGCTGCACCGCTCGGGACGCCGCGGCGAAGCCCTCAAGGTCTACCAGCGGCTGCGCGCCACGCTCGTCTCCGAGCTGGGGCTCGAACCCTCGGCGGCCCTCAGCCGACTCCAGCGCTCGATCCTCATGCTGCACCCCGAGACGGCGGTGCCGGCCACGGCCTCTGCCGGGGCGGACACGGCGGCCCGCACGGCTTCCGCCGGCGGAGTACGGATCGTGGCCCGCGCGAGCTGA
- a CDS encoding ScbR family autoregulator-binding transcription factor gives MGMQERAVRTRENLIQRAAEIFDRKGFTVASLSTISTQAGVSNGALHFHFVSKAALAEAVEDAALLRLRAVTDRVSPTGSSYLQRLVSVTHGLARALRTDKVLRAGFKLSGDVARPRRTDLREHWQRWVEAEMAQARAAGELRPGVALESAVAAVVGATVGFEVLCARDAAWISHRTVTQFWELLLPSLASRDVLGTVAAEGLEHQDER, from the coding sequence ATGGGCATGCAGGAACGCGCAGTGCGGACTCGGGAGAACCTGATCCAACGCGCGGCCGAGATATTCGACCGTAAGGGTTTCACGGTCGCGTCGCTCTCCACGATCAGCACTCAGGCCGGGGTGAGCAACGGCGCACTGCATTTCCATTTCGTGTCCAAGGCGGCCCTGGCGGAGGCGGTCGAGGACGCTGCCCTGCTGAGGCTGCGTGCCGTCACCGACCGGGTGTCACCGACTGGTTCGAGCTACTTGCAGCGCCTTGTCAGCGTGACCCACGGTCTCGCCCGGGCGCTGCGCACGGACAAGGTTCTGCGTGCCGGGTTCAAACTCAGCGGCGACGTGGCCCGGCCGCGCCGCACCGACTTGCGCGAGCACTGGCAGCGCTGGGTCGAGGCGGAGATGGCGCAAGCCCGAGCGGCGGGGGAACTGCGTCCGGGGGTGGCGCTGGAGAGTGCCGTGGCCGCCGTGGTCGGCGCGACCGTGGGCTTCGAGGTCCTGTGCGCCCGGGACGCTGCCTGGATCTCACACCGCACGGTCACACAGTTCTGGGAACTGCTGCTGCCTTCACTGGCGTCGCGGGACGTCCTCGGCACGGTCGCGGCCGAAGGCCTCGAGCATCAAGACGAGCGTTGA
- a CDS encoding acyl-CoA carboxylase subunit beta encodes MEDISRASVGAADAHGRVAELQSIREQARRGPSERATEAQHAKGKLTARERIALLLDEGSFKEVEQLRRHRATGFGLEAKKPYTDGVITGWGTVEGRTVFVYAHDFRIFGGALGEAHATKIHKIMDMAIAAGAPLVSLNDGAGARIQEGVSALAGYGGIFQRNTKASGVIPQISVMLGPCAGGAAYSPALTDFVFMVRETSQMFITGPDVVRAVTGEEITQNGLGGADVHAETSGVAHFAYDDEETCISEVRFLLSMLPQNNRQHPPSVPCADPVDMRSDALLDLVPVDGNRPYDMLKVIEELVDDGEYMEVHGRWARNIICALGRLNGQVVGIVANQPGHLAGVLDIHASEKAARFVQLCDAFNIPIITLLDVPGFLPGVDQEHGGIIRHGAKLLYAYCNATVPRISLVLRKAYGGAYIVMDSQSIGADLTYAWPTNEIAVMGAEGAANVIFRKQIAESEDPETTRARMVKEYKAELMHPYYAAERGLVDDVIDPAETREVLVSALAMLRNKHADVPSRKHGNPPQ; translated from the coding sequence CTGGAAGACATTTCTCGGGCCTCTGTGGGGGCGGCGGATGCTCACGGGCGTGTGGCCGAACTGCAGTCGATCCGGGAGCAGGCCCGGCGTGGGCCGAGTGAGCGTGCGACCGAAGCGCAGCACGCCAAGGGCAAGCTGACCGCCCGTGAGCGGATCGCGTTGCTGCTCGACGAGGGTTCCTTCAAGGAGGTCGAGCAGCTGCGTCGCCACCGTGCGACCGGGTTCGGCCTCGAGGCCAAGAAGCCCTACACGGACGGTGTCATCACCGGGTGGGGCACGGTCGAGGGCCGTACGGTCTTCGTCTACGCGCACGACTTCCGGATCTTCGGTGGCGCTCTGGGTGAGGCCCATGCCACGAAGATCCACAAGATCATGGACATGGCCATCGCGGCCGGTGCCCCGCTGGTCTCCCTCAACGACGGTGCCGGTGCCCGCATTCAGGAGGGCGTCTCGGCGCTCGCCGGGTACGGCGGCATCTTCCAGCGCAACACCAAGGCCTCGGGTGTCATCCCGCAGATCTCGGTGATGCTGGGCCCCTGCGCCGGCGGCGCGGCCTACTCCCCGGCGCTGACGGACTTCGTGTTCATGGTCCGGGAGACCTCGCAGATGTTCATCACCGGTCCGGACGTGGTCCGCGCGGTGACCGGCGAGGAGATCACCCAGAACGGCCTCGGCGGCGCGGACGTGCACGCCGAGACCTCGGGGGTGGCGCACTTCGCGTACGACGACGAGGAGACCTGCATCTCCGAGGTCCGGTTCCTGCTGTCGATGCTGCCGCAGAACAACCGTCAGCACCCGCCGAGCGTCCCCTGCGCCGACCCCGTCGACATGCGCTCGGACGCGCTGCTGGACCTGGTGCCCGTCGACGGCAACCGCCCGTACGACATGCTCAAGGTCATCGAAGAGCTCGTCGACGACGGCGAGTACATGGAGGTCCACGGGCGCTGGGCCCGCAACATCATCTGCGCCCTGGGCCGGTTGAACGGCCAGGTCGTGGGCATCGTGGCCAACCAGCCCGGCCACCTCGCCGGCGTCCTGGACATCCACGCCTCCGAGAAGGCGGCGCGCTTCGTCCAGCTCTGCGACGCCTTCAACATCCCGATCATCACCCTCCTGGACGTCCCCGGCTTCCTGCCGGGCGTCGACCAGGAGCACGGCGGCATCATCCGCCACGGCGCGAAGCTGCTGTACGCGTACTGCAACGCGACCGTGCCGCGGATCTCCCTGGTCCTGCGCAAGGCCTACGGCGGCGCGTACATCGTCATGGACTCCCAGTCCATCGGCGCCGACCTCACCTACGCCTGGCCGACCAACGAGATTGCCGTGATGGGCGCCGAGGGCGCCGCCAACGTCATCTTCCGCAAGCAGATCGCGGAATCCGAAGACCCCGAGACCACGCGTGCGCGCATGGTCAAGGAGTACAAGGCCGAGCTGATGCACCCGTACTACGCGGCCGAGCGAGGCCTCGTCGACGACGTCATCGACCCCGCCGAGACCCGCGAGGTGCTGGTCAGCGCCCTCGCGATGCTCCGCAACAAGCACGCTGACGTGCCATCTCGCAAGCACGGAAATCCCCCGCAGTAA
- a CDS encoding acyl-CoA carboxylase subunit epsilon: MGVPGGEKFALRIERGRASDEELAAVTVVLCSVLTGHGESRGEQEPSDVPSWRPERAVADYRSPYSWR; this comes from the coding sequence ATGGGCGTTCCCGGCGGCGAGAAGTTCGCTCTCCGTATCGAGCGAGGGAGGGCGAGTGACGAAGAGCTGGCGGCGGTGACCGTGGTGCTCTGTTCGGTGCTCACCGGGCACGGAGAGAGCCGGGGCGAGCAGGAACCGTCGGACGTTCCGTCGTGGCGGCCCGAAAGGGCCGTGGCGGACTACCGCTCTCCGTATAGCTGGCGGTAG